The following are from one region of the Flavobacteriaceae bacterium UJ101 genome:
- a CDS encoding translation initiation factor IF-2 (One of the essential components for the initiation of protein synthesis. Protects formylmethionyl-tRNA from spontaneous hydrolysis and promotes its binding to the 30S ribosomal subunits. Also involved in the hydrolysis of GTP during the formation of the 70S ribosomal complex; Belongs to the TRAFAC class translation factor GTPase superfamily. Classic translation factor GTPase family. IF-2 subfamily; Contains 1 tr-type G (guanine nucleotide-binding) domain.), with protein MSNIRLNKVLKELNISMSRAIDFLEGKGVEIEARPTTKIDQKTYDVLVQEFQQDAKRRAKSEEVSQQKKQEKEAIKEELLKAKEEEERKKAEIIKAKVEVKGPKQVGKIDLDPKTKEEPKKVEEVVEEKVVEKPVEVIKAEDTSRGIKQVGKIDLSTIKSNKPTPKAKAKVKKEEPKEVVKPKEVKTKEPVKQEVKENVKKESESAGSEKITTQYKKLDGPKVTGQKIDLSKFKKPEKKGNNASNKKKRTRIKKEVNIEEEKKKAAQNQNRGGNNQNRPRTGGNNQNRGGGNYRGKGRRPAPTPRVELTDEQVQKQVKETLEKLTNKGNKSKGAKHRRDRRQRGRDAREQEQQKAQLENQTLKVTEFVTASELATMMNVSVTEIISACMSLGIMVTMNQRLDAETLTLVASEFNYEVEFIDAEVEEAVQEEEDKKEDLLPRAPIVTVMGHVDHGKTSLLDYIREANVIAGESGGITQHIGAYAVELKNGQKITFLDTPGHEAFTAMRARGAQVTDLAIIVAAADDDIMPQTKEAIAHAQAAGVPMIFAINKIDKPAANPDKIKEQLANMNLLVEDWGGKIQSQDISAKFGTNVDELLEKVLLEAEILELTANPNKVANGTVIEALLDKGRGYMSTILVQGGTLKIGDYVLAGSYHGKVRAMLDERGNNVKEAGPSQPVSILGLDGAPQAGDKFKVFTDEKEAKTIAARRKQLQREQSVRTQKHLTLGEIGRRIALGDFKELNIILKGDVDGSVEALSDSLQKLSVEEIHVKIVHKGVGQITESDVLLATASDAVIIGFNVRPGVQAKAIAEREEIEIRTYSIIYDAINDVKEAMEGMLSPELKEEVTGNIEIRETFKISKVGTIAGCMVLDGKVFRNSNIRVIREGVVVHEGELASLKRFKDDVKEVSKGYECGLNIKNFNDIKEGDIIEAYQEVEVKKKLK; from the coding sequence ATGTCAAACATTAGATTAAATAAAGTCTTAAAAGAGCTCAACATTTCAATGAGTCGTGCCATCGATTTTCTTGAAGGTAAAGGAGTTGAAATAGAGGCTCGTCCTACGACAAAAATTGACCAAAAAACATATGATGTTTTGGTTCAAGAATTTCAGCAAGATGCCAAACGTCGTGCTAAATCTGAAGAAGTATCTCAACAGAAAAAGCAGGAAAAAGAGGCAATAAAAGAAGAATTGCTGAAAGCAAAAGAAGAGGAAGAGCGTAAAAAAGCTGAAATTATAAAAGCAAAGGTTGAAGTTAAAGGACCAAAGCAAGTTGGTAAGATTGACTTAGATCCTAAAACAAAAGAAGAACCGAAAAAGGTTGAAGAAGTTGTAGAGGAAAAAGTCGTAGAAAAACCTGTGGAAGTAATTAAAGCTGAAGATACTTCTAGAGGTATTAAGCAAGTTGGTAAAATTGATTTGAGTACGATTAAATCGAATAAACCAACTCCTAAAGCTAAGGCTAAGGTGAAAAAAGAAGAGCCTAAAGAAGTTGTGAAACCGAAAGAAGTAAAGACGAAAGAGCCTGTAAAACAAGAAGTAAAAGAGAATGTGAAAAAAGAATCTGAAAGCGCTGGTTCAGAGAAAATCACAACTCAATACAAAAAGTTAGATGGGCCAAAGGTAACAGGTCAAAAAATTGATTTATCAAAATTTAAAAAGCCTGAAAAGAAAGGGAATAACGCGTCTAATAAGAAAAAACGAACTCGTATTAAGAAAGAAGTTAATATAGAGGAAGAAAAGAAAAAGGCAGCTCAAAACCAAAACCGTGGAGGTAATAACCAAAATCGTCCACGTACAGGAGGAAATAATCAAAACCGTGGAGGAGGAAATTATAGAGGAAAAGGTCGTAGACCTGCTCCAACACCACGTGTTGAATTAACAGATGAGCAAGTACAAAAGCAAGTCAAAGAAACTTTAGAGAAACTAACCAATAAAGGAAATAAATCTAAAGGAGCAAAACATAGACGTGATCGTCGTCAACGAGGACGTGATGCACGAGAGCAAGAACAACAAAAAGCACAATTAGAAAACCAAACACTAAAAGTAACAGAATTTGTTACAGCAAGTGAATTAGCAACTATGATGAATGTTTCTGTTACGGAAATTATTTCAGCTTGTATGAGTTTGGGGATTATGGTGACAATGAATCAACGTCTTGATGCAGAAACACTGACATTAGTTGCTTCTGAGTTTAACTATGAAGTTGAATTTATTGATGCTGAAGTTGAAGAAGCAGTTCAAGAAGAAGAAGATAAAAAAGAAGACTTATTACCAAGAGCACCAATTGTTACTGTAATGGGACACGTAGATCATGGTAAAACTTCTTTATTAGATTATATCCGTGAAGCCAATGTGATTGCAGGTGAATCGGGAGGAATTACGCAACATATTGGAGCTTATGCAGTAGAGTTGAAAAACGGTCAAAAAATTACGTTTTTAGATACTCCAGGTCACGAAGCCTTTACCGCTATGCGTGCGCGTGGAGCTCAAGTAACCGATTTAGCTATTATCGTTGCCGCAGCTGATGATGATATCATGCCGCAAACAAAAGAGGCTATTGCTCATGCCCAAGCTGCAGGAGTGCCGATGATTTTTGCAATTAATAAAATTGATAAACCAGCAGCAAATCCTGATAAAATTAAGGAGCAACTAGCCAATATGAATTTATTGGTGGAAGATTGGGGAGGTAAAATTCAATCCCAAGATATTTCAGCTAAATTCGGAACAAATGTAGATGAATTATTAGAAAAAGTGTTGTTAGAGGCTGAGATCTTAGAATTAACAGCGAATCCAAATAAAGTAGCTAACGGAACTGTAATAGAAGCTTTATTAGATAAAGGACGAGGTTATATGTCTACTATTTTAGTTCAAGGAGGAACACTTAAAATTGGAGATTATGTCTTAGCCGGAAGTTATCATGGAAAGGTTCGTGCAATGCTTGACGAAAGAGGGAATAATGTGAAAGAAGCAGGTCCTTCACAACCTGTATCAATTTTAGGATTGGATGGAGCACCGCAAGCTGGAGATAAATTTAAAGTCTTTACTGATGAAAAAGAAGCAAAAACCATTGCAGCACGTCGTAAGCAATTACAACGAGAACAATCAGTAAGAACACAGAAGCATCTAACATTAGGAGAAATTGGTCGTCGTATAGCATTAGGCGACTTTAAAGAATTGAATATTATCCTAAAAGGAGATGTAGACGGTTCAGTAGAAGCATTATCTGATTCATTACAGAAACTTTCCGTAGAAGAAATTCATGTGAAAATTGTACATAAAGGAGTAGGGCAGATTACAGAATCAGACGTATTATTAGCAACAGCTTCTGATGCGGTTATTATAGGATTTAATGTTCGTCCAGGAGTTCAAGCAAAAGCTATTGCTGAGCGTGAAGAAATTGAAATTAGAACGTATTCTATTATTTATGATGCAATTAATGATGTGAAAGAAGCGATGGAAGGTATGCTTTCACCAGAATTGAAAGAAGAAGTTACAGGGAATATCGAAATCCGTGAAACATTTAAAATTTCAAAAGTGGGAACTATTGCAGGATGTATGGTGTTAGATGGAAAAGTATTCCGTAATTCTAATATCCGTGTTATTCGTGAAGGTGTAGTGGTTCATGAAGGTGAATTAGCTTCTTTAAAACGTTTTAAAGATGATGTGAAAGAAGTTTCAAAAGGATATGAATGTGGATTGAATATTAAAAACTTTAATGATATTAAAGAAGGTGATATTATTGAAGCATATCAAGAAGTTGAAGTTAAAAAGAAACTGAAGTAA
- a CDS encoding tonB-dependent receptor SusC (Mediates transport of starch oligosaccharides from the surface of the outer membrane to the periplasm for subsequent degradation; Belongs to the TonB-dependent receptor family.) encodes MRKKCTNILTLFMLFVSTMIFAQIQVSGIVKDDAGEPLPGTYVENESGESVETDIDGKYTITANQGEELTFSFIGMDDVVKTVSGNSLNVTLGMDDGNVIDDVVVIGYGITMDENEKAGAIVTVGSDVLEQNPSTSIDQALQGEVPGLNLSTNGGQPGATNTVVIRGIGTLSGESNPLYVVDGVILGRGEDNSSLVTSFNPLASIDPNNIKSVTVLKDAMATSIYGSLGAAGVIVVETKTGRKNQKTKFTLLSETSFSDIAFDDINVYDAEGYINLSAEGLVNAGFAGTIAEGVDLASNVVGWDGTTNTDWEDAVQRSTGTIYSNSLSFTGGSEKSTFNGSIGLYQNKPLAKETQFDRVTGSFRFNHDVTDKFNIGLNTQFSNLDLNTPSDASSFSNPFFARFTALPTSPIYNEDGSYNTSLPGFLQTSNPVGNLEKNFTKGEQMRLIGAFNAGYDITDYLKFDTKISGNYQDLDERQYWNPYFGDGLAFNGYGAASSLEDFQWSWTNFLRFKKEFNDVHSLKVDVGMDYLQETVNTLFTAAQNFSGDFTYLDSAAEKTSASTNKYERSLVSYISRVTYAYDDRYVVNGFFRREGSSKLINKWDNFFGVGLTWNVINESFMENSNVLSDLRLRANYGETGNDPFSFYTSWYNGLPQVSTGFNYGDNPGLTFEVPGNDQLTWERTKQWNFGLDYGFANNRITGTIDYYIKNGEDLFVEVPLTPSQGFPTNSQTGNAADIRNTGLEFLIKAKIFKGEGFNWTATGNFAFNDNEIKSLPDGEDIQRGNKILRVGEEVGMFYDYGYAGVDPSNGNALFYTDETKSATTSNLNEAAQFIQGRSLPKYTAGLKNNLSFKGVYINTMFNYAGDFKVWDRWAFVYDSDGSYSTVNPMVRDHWTPDNTDAKYPKYVWGNASRGNTGSRYIYDGDYIRLKDLKIGYKFSDEILDQIGLDALELYVRGTNLWTYTFDDDLYFDPESTSNAYSGDKWVGTGVYDLTSPLLKTYSFGVVVGF; translated from the coding sequence ATGAGGAAAAAATGTACAAACATTTTGACTTTATTCATGCTATTTGTATCAACCATGATTTTTGCACAGATACAAGTATCAGGAATAGTTAAAGACGACGCTGGAGAACCACTGCCAGGAACTTATGTTGAAAATGAAAGTGGTGAAAGTGTAGAAACCGATATAGACGGTAAATATACCATTACAGCCAATCAGGGCGAAGAATTAACCTTTAGTTTTATTGGAATGGACGATGTTGTGAAAACAGTATCAGGAAATTCGTTAAATGTAACATTGGGAATGGATGATGGAAATGTTATTGATGATGTAGTAGTAATTGGTTATGGAATTACGATGGATGAAAATGAAAAAGCAGGAGCTATTGTAACAGTAGGTTCAGATGTTTTAGAACAAAATCCAAGTACTTCTATAGATCAAGCGTTACAAGGTGAAGTACCAGGGTTAAATTTATCAACAAATGGAGGTCAACCAGGAGCAACAAATACTGTTGTGATAAGAGGTATTGGAACTTTATCAGGTGAATCAAACCCCTTATATGTTGTAGATGGTGTAATTCTAGGTAGAGGAGAAGATAATTCTTCTTTAGTGACTTCTTTTAATCCTTTAGCAAGTATTGATCCAAATAATATTAAAAGTGTTACAGTATTAAAAGATGCAATGGCAACATCTATCTATGGTTCATTAGGAGCTGCTGGGGTAATTGTTGTTGAAACTAAAACAGGTCGAAAAAATCAGAAAACTAAATTTACATTGTTATCTGAAACTAGTTTTTCAGACATAGCTTTTGATGATATTAATGTATATGATGCAGAAGGATACATAAATTTATCAGCAGAAGGTCTTGTTAATGCAGGTTTTGCTGGTACAATTGCTGAAGGAGTGGATTTAGCATCTAATGTAGTTGGTTGGGATGGAACAACCAATACTGATTGGGAAGATGCTGTTCAACGTTCAACAGGAACAATTTACTCAAATTCATTATCATTTACTGGTGGCTCTGAAAAGAGTACATTCAATGGTAGTATTGGATTATATCAAAATAAACCATTAGCAAAAGAAACACAGTTTGACCGTGTTACAGGATCATTTCGATTTAATCATGATGTTACAGATAAATTTAATATTGGATTGAATACTCAATTTTCAAACTTAGATCTGAACACACCTTCTGATGCAAGTTCTTTTTCTAATCCGTTTTTTGCACGTTTTACAGCTTTGCCAACATCTCCAATATATAATGAAGATGGATCATATAATACTTCATTACCAGGATTTTTACAAACTTCCAATCCTGTTGGGAATTTGGAAAAGAATTTCACAAAAGGTGAACAAATGCGTTTAATTGGAGCTTTTAATGCTGGATATGATATTACAGATTACTTAAAATTTGATACCAAAATTTCAGGAAATTATCAGGATCTTGATGAGCGTCAATATTGGAATCCTTATTTTGGGGATGGTTTAGCTTTTAATGGTTATGGAGCTGCAAGTTCTTTGGAAGATTTTCAATGGTCTTGGACTAATTTCTTACGATTTAAAAAAGAATTTAATGATGTACACAGTTTGAAGGTTGATGTTGGGATGGATTATTTACAAGAAACTGTGAATACTCTTTTTACTGCTGCTCAAAACTTTTCAGGAGATTTTACCTATTTAGACTCGGCAGCAGAAAAAACAAGTGCTTCAACAAATAAGTATGAAAGATCACTTGTCTCTTATATTTCCAGAGTAACATACGCTTATGATGATCGTTATGTTGTAAATGGGTTTTTTAGAAGGGAAGGAAGTTCTAAATTAATTAATAAGTGGGATAATTTCTTTGGTGTTGGATTAACTTGGAATGTAATTAATGAATCTTTTATGGAAAACAGTAATGTTTTAAGTGATTTAAGATTACGTGCTAATTATGGTGAAACAGGAAATGATCCGTTTTCATTTTATACTTCTTGGTATAATGGTTTACCACAGGTATCTACAGGGTTTAATTACGGAGATAATCCAGGTTTAACATTTGAAGTGCCTGGGAATGATCAGTTAACTTGGGAAAGAACAAAACAATGGAACTTTGGATTGGATTATGGATTTGCTAATAATAGAATTACGGGTACAATTGATTATTATATCAAAAATGGAGAAGATTTATTTGTAGAAGTACCTCTAACACCAAGTCAAGGATTCCCTACAAATTCACAAACGGGGAATGCCGCAGATATTCGTAATACAGGTTTAGAATTTTTAATAAAAGCTAAAATCTTTAAAGGAGAAGGATTTAATTGGACAGCAACAGGTAATTTTGCATTTAATGATAATGAAATTAAATCATTACCAGATGGAGAGGATATCCAAAGAGGAAATAAAATTCTGAGAGTAGGAGAAGAAGTAGGAATGTTTTATGATTATGGATATGCTGGTGTTGACCCATCTAATGGAAATGCTCTTTTTTATACTGATGAAACCAAATCTGCTACTACATCGAATTTAAATGAAGCAGCTCAATTTATTCAAGGTAGATCATTACCTAAGTATACGGCAGGTTTAAAAAATAATTTATCATTTAAAGGAGTATATATAAATACAATGTTTAACTATGCTGGAGATTTTAAAGTTTGGGATCGATGGGCATTTGTTTATGATTCTGATGGGAGTTATTCAACCGTAAACCCTATGGTTAGAGATCATTGGACTCCAGATAATACAGATGCTAAATATCCTAAATATGTATGGGGTAATGCATCGAGAGGAAATACAGGATCACGATATATTTATGATGGAGATTATATCCGTTTAAAAGATTTAAAAATAGGATATAAATTTTCAGATGAAATATTAGATCAAATAGGTTTGGATGCTTTAGAATTGTATGTAAGAGGTACAAACTTGTGGACATATACGTTTGATGATGACTTATATTTTGATCCAGAGAGTACTTCGAATGCATACAGTGGTGATAAATGGGTTGGTACGGGAGTTTATGATTTAACGTCTCCTTTATTAAAAACATATTCTTTTGGTGTTGTTGTAGGATTTTAA
- a CDS encoding transcription termination/antitermination protein NusA (Participates in both transcription termination and antitermination; Belongs to the NusA family; Contains 1 KH domain; Contains 1 S1 motif domain.) has product MNSLALIESFAEFKDDKNIDRETLMSIIEESIRNVLKKQYGSADNYDIIVNPDKGDLEIWRNRIVVEDGFSEDDNEEIELSEARKIEPDFEVGEEVSEEVKLEDLGRRAVLALGQNLRAKVVEHDNTLIYKTFKDLVGEIINGEVHFAKRNHAVVLDEDDNEMVLLKDHQIPSDFFRKGDNIRAVIEEVEMKGSKPMIKLSRTSPLFLEKLFEQEIPEIAEGLITVKKVVRHPGEKAKVAVESYDDRIDPVGACVGMKGSRIHGIVRELRNENIDVINFTTNTQLYITRALSPAKITSMEINEEKKQVNVYLHPDEVSRAIGRGGHNIRLATQLTGYEIDVFRDVDTDEDVELSEFSDEIDAWIIEEFNKVGLDTAKSVLELDIEDLVKRTDLEEETILSVVGILKEEFED; this is encoded by the coding sequence ATGAATAGTTTAGCATTAATAGAATCATTCGCCGAATTTAAAGACGATAAAAACATAGATCGCGAAACATTGATGTCGATTATAGAAGAATCGATACGTAACGTGTTAAAAAAACAATACGGTTCTGCAGATAATTACGATATTATTGTAAACCCTGATAAAGGAGATTTAGAAATATGGCGTAATCGAATTGTAGTGGAAGACGGTTTTTCGGAAGATGATAATGAAGAAATTGAATTATCCGAAGCAAGAAAAATTGAACCCGATTTTGAAGTAGGTGAAGAAGTTTCAGAAGAAGTTAAATTAGAAGATTTAGGTCGTCGAGCTGTTTTAGCATTAGGGCAAAATCTAAGAGCAAAAGTAGTAGAACACGATAATACATTAATCTACAAGACATTTAAAGATCTTGTTGGGGAAATTATTAACGGAGAAGTACATTTCGCAAAAAGAAATCATGCTGTTGTGCTAGATGAAGACGATAATGAAATGGTTTTATTAAAAGATCATCAAATACCATCTGATTTCTTTAGAAAAGGAGATAATATACGAGCTGTAATTGAAGAGGTTGAAATGAAAGGAAGTAAACCGATGATTAAGCTATCAAGAACTTCTCCTTTGTTCTTAGAGAAATTATTTGAACAAGAAATTCCTGAAATAGCAGAAGGATTAATTACAGTTAAGAAAGTAGTACGTCATCCAGGTGAAAAAGCAAAAGTTGCCGTAGAATCCTATGATGACCGTATTGATCCTGTTGGAGCTTGTGTAGGAATGAAGGGTTCTCGTATTCATGGAATTGTTCGTGAATTACGAAACGAAAATATTGATGTAATTAACTTTACAACCAATACACAGTTATATATTACAAGAGCTTTATCTCCTGCAAAAATAACATCAATGGAGATTAACGAAGAGAAGAAACAAGTTAATGTTTACCTTCATCCAGACGAAGTTTCAAGAGCCATTGGTAGAGGTGGACACAACATTCGTTTAGCTACACAATTAACGGGATATGAAATTGATGTATTCCGAGATGTAGATACAGATGAAGATGTAGAATTAAGTGAATTCTCTGATGAAATAGATGCTTGGATTATAGAGGAGTTTAATAAAGTTGGTTTAGATACAGCTAAATCAGTTTTAGAACTAGATATTGAAGATTTAGTAAAAAGAACAGATCTAGAAGAAGAAACGATTCTTTCTGTGGTTGGAATTTTAAAAGAAGAATTCGAAGACTAA
- a CDS encoding ribosome maturation factor RimP (Required for maturation of 30S ribosomal subunits; Belongs to the RimP family.), with protein MKETVVRLLDEALAENETLFLVDFSISESNKITILIDGDQGLPISECVRISRFIQKSLDEDELDYSIDVSSPGIDMPLQNIRQYKKNLNRKLKVTTNHNDIFEGTLTEVDDEKIVLSWKQREPKPIGKGKHTVEKVEEIKYTEIKEAMVQIIF; from the coding sequence ATGAAAGAAACAGTCGTACGATTATTAGATGAAGCATTAGCAGAAAATGAAACCTTATTTTTGGTTGATTTTTCTATTTCTGAATCGAATAAAATTACCATTTTGATTGATGGAGATCAAGGTTTACCGATTAGCGAATGTGTTCGAATTAGTCGATTTATTCAAAAAAGTTTAGATGAAGATGAATTGGATTATTCAATTGATGTTTCATCACCAGGAATTGATATGCCTCTGCAAAATATTCGTCAGTATAAAAAGAATCTGAATCGAAAATTGAAGGTAACCACAAATCATAACGATATTTTTGAAGGAACTTTGACAGAAGTTGATGATGAGAAAATCGTATTGAGTTGGAAACAACGTGAACCGAAACCTATTGGTAAAGGAAAACACACGGTAGAAAAAGTAGAAGAAATAAAATATACAGAAATTAAAGAAGCCATGGTGCAAATAATTTTTTAA